In Paramormyrops kingsleyae isolate MSU_618 chromosome 5, PKINGS_0.4, whole genome shotgun sequence, one DNA window encodes the following:
- the pmm2 gene encoding phosphomannomutase 2, with the protein MAQPSVDTSTLCLFDVDGTLTAARQRATPDMEEFLANLRKKVRVGVVGGSDFSKIKEQLGNDVLDKFDYVFAENGLVAYKNGTLLSVQSIQAYLGEELLQDFINFCLDYLAKIKLPKKRGTFIEFRNGMLNISPVGRSCSQEERVEFFELDKREHIREKFVAVLRKEFAGKGLMFSIGGQISFDVFPEGWDKRYCLGILENDSYETIHFFGDKTKPGGNDYEIYTDPRTIGHEVTCPKDTKKICEELFFK; encoded by the exons ATGGCACAGCCAAGCGTGGATACATCAACACTTTGCTTATTTGATGTCGATGGGACTCTTACCGCAGCTCGACAA AGAGCAACCCCTGACATGGAGGAGTTTTTGGCCAACCTACGAAAGAAAGTAAGAGTTGGAGTTGTTGGAGGATCCGACTTCAGCAAGATTAAAGAGCAACTAGGAAATGATG TGTTGGATAAGTTTGATTATGTGTTTGCTGAAAATGGGTTGGTTGCCTACAAGAATGGGACATTGCTGTCTGTACAG AGTATTCAAGCATACTTGGGTGAGGAGCTCTTGCAGGACTTCATCAATTTTTGTCTGGATTACCTAGCAAAAATTAAACTTCCTAAAAAGAG AGGAACTTTTATCGAATTCCGTAATGGCATGTTGAACATCTCTCCGGTGGGCAGAAGCTGTAGCCAAGAAGAGCGAGTTGAGTTCTTTGAACTTGACAAA AGAGAGCACATCAGAGAGAAGTTTGTAGCAGTTTTACGGAAAGAATTTGCAGGCAAAGGACTTATGTTTTCAATAg GTGGCCAGATCAGCTTTGATGTTTTTCCTGAAGGATGGGATAAACGTTACTGTCTGGGAATTTTAGAGAATGATTCCTATGAGACCATTCACTTCTTCGGAGACAAAACCAAACCA GGTGGTAATGACTATGAGATCTATACAGACCCCAGGACCATTGGACATGAAGTAACGTGTCCCAAGGACACCAAGAAGATCTGTGAAGAACTCTTCTTTAAATGA